In Chlamydiales bacterium, a genomic segment contains:
- the lysS gene encoding lysine--tRNA ligase produces MIEPPEYHSHEEFINRSKKLAEIRGIGIDPYPAKFLPQTTVDALLKKYADLLVGDSELAEQANTDCVLVAGRLVLFRAMGKNAFAQLQDENERIQVMFNREHTLVVGYSENKDCELTPLKFLEKKVDMGDFLGIEGHLFRTHKGELTIYAKKVTLLCKSLLPLPDKHSGLTDKELRYRKRWLDLLDHRDVSATFKKRSQIIRFIRDYFEEHEFLEVETPILQNIYGGAEAKPFISHINALDHQQVFLRISLEIPLKKLIVGGTRRVYEIGKVFRNEGLDKTHNPEFTMVEAYAAYWDYNDMMVFVETLFERIALYLFGTTEFSYPHPATGESILLNVKAPWKRLSMKEAILHYAKIDVDKLSTEELLTLLKNEGTIDPKKLKDAPRGTLISLLFAEKVEEHLIQPHHIIDHPIETTPLCKLHRNPKEREERIVERFESFILTNEICNAYTELNDPELQRELLVLQALKKEAGDEEANPIDEEFIEAICQGMPPTAGVGIGIDRLVMLFTGAISIRDVLYFPIMKPATHE; encoded by the coding sequence ATGATTGAGCCTCCAGAATATCACTCTCACGAAGAATTCATTAATCGTAGCAAGAAGCTTGCAGAAATTCGAGGTATTGGCATCGACCCCTACCCTGCAAAATTTCTACCTCAAACTACGGTAGATGCTCTTTTAAAGAAATATGCAGATCTTTTGGTAGGTGATAGTGAGTTGGCAGAACAAGCAAACACAGATTGTGTTCTAGTTGCGGGCAGGCTTGTATTATTTCGTGCAATGGGGAAAAATGCATTTGCTCAGCTTCAAGATGAAAATGAACGCATTCAAGTAATGTTTAATAGAGAGCATACTCTCGTTGTAGGATATAGTGAGAATAAAGATTGTGAACTTACACCCTTAAAGTTCTTAGAAAAGAAAGTCGATATGGGAGACTTTCTTGGAATAGAAGGACATCTCTTTCGCACCCATAAGGGCGAACTTACTATCTATGCAAAAAAAGTAACTCTTTTGTGTAAATCACTTTTACCCCTTCCAGATAAGCATAGTGGCCTTACCGACAAAGAACTGCGCTATAGAAAGCGCTGGCTTGACCTTCTTGACCACAGGGATGTAAGTGCAACATTCAAAAAACGCAGCCAAATTATTCGTTTCATTAGAGATTATTTCGAGGAGCATGAGTTCTTAGAGGTAGAAACACCTATTCTTCAAAATATCTATGGAGGGGCCGAGGCAAAACCCTTTATCTCTCACATTAACGCACTCGACCACCAACAAGTCTTTTTGCGTATCTCTCTAGAGATCCCCCTAAAGAAACTCATCGTAGGCGGCACTAGAAGAGTCTATGAAATTGGTAAAGTGTTTCGCAATGAAGGCCTTGATAAAACGCACAATCCAGAATTTACCATGGTGGAAGCTTACGCTGCCTACTGGGACTACAATGACATGATGGTCTTTGTTGAGACGCTTTTTGAAAGGATTGCCCTATACCTTTTTGGAACAACCGAATTCTCCTACCCCCACCCAGCAACAGGAGAGTCCATTTTATTAAACGTCAAAGCTCCTTGGAAACGTCTAAGCATGAAAGAGGCTATTCTTCATTATGCAAAAATAGATGTCGACAAACTATCAACAGAAGAGCTTCTTACTTTATTAAAAAACGAAGGCACTATTGACCCTAAAAAATTAAAAGATGCTCCACGTGGAACGCTCATTTCACTACTGTTTGCTGAAAAAGTAGAAGAGCACTTAATTCAACCGCACCACATTATCGACCACCCTATTGAGACCACACCTCTTTGTAAATTACACAGAAACCCCAAAGAAAGAGAAGAGCGTATTGTAGAGCGTTTTGAAAGCTTTATTTTAACAAATGAAATTTGTAATGCTTATACAGAACTCAACGATCCAGAATTACAAAGAGAGCTACTCGTATTACAAGCGTTGAAAAAAGAAGCTGGTGACGAAGAAGCAAACCCTATCGATGAAGAATTCATCGAAGCGATCTGTCAAGGTATGCCTCCTACTGCAGGTGTAGGTATTGGTATCGATCGTTTGGTTATGCTCTTTACTGGAGCCATTTCTATCAGAGATGTGCTCTATTTTCCTATCATGAAACCTGCCACACATGAGTGA
- a CDS encoding ATP-binding protein, whose product MFSRFLTPYIQDLATKYPVVTLLGPRQAGKTTLVRRAFPNKPYVNMEDADNRSLATLDPRSFMQSYPDGAILDEVQRVPHLLSYIQVRMDEVDQKGMFILTGSHQAALHNAVSQSLAGRTALLRLLPLSLQEMRHANIEDSLEEIILKGGYPRIYKESLPISSAYSSYFQTYVERDVRQILQVKDVIQFERFIKLIASRIGQLINYASLASDVGVSAITIKEWVSVLEATYILVRLEPYFENFGKRLIKSPKIYFVDTGLACYLLGIDTKEQLVKDSFYGNLFENWVVMELMKASYNQAMDPRLYFYRDVSGREVDLLLQKGRHLVPIEIKSSQTFSSSFLEGLKYFHEQTPQRAEGGALIYAGKQAQKIGPFQLLTAENCSQCVSRE is encoded by the coding sequence ATGTTTAGCAGATTTTTAACTCCTTATATTCAAGATCTTGCAACCAAGTATCCGGTTGTTACGTTGCTCGGTCCGCGCCAGGCGGGAAAAACAACCCTTGTTCGAAGAGCTTTTCCAAATAAACCTTATGTTAATATGGAAGATGCTGATAATAGGTCTCTTGCAACTTTGGATCCTAGAAGTTTTATGCAATCTTATCCAGATGGAGCTATTTTAGATGAGGTTCAAAGAGTTCCTCATCTTCTTTCATATATTCAAGTTCGCATGGATGAGGTGGATCAAAAAGGGATGTTTATTTTGACAGGTAGTCACCAGGCAGCTTTGCATAACGCTGTTTCACAATCCCTCGCGGGAAGAACTGCCCTCTTGCGGCTTCTTCCGCTAAGTTTACAAGAGATGCGTCATGCGAACATAGAAGATTCTTTAGAAGAGATTATTCTTAAAGGGGGATATCCTAGAATTTATAAAGAAAGTTTACCAATATCTAGTGCTTATAGTAGTTATTTCCAAACCTACGTTGAGCGAGATGTGCGGCAGATTTTACAAGTAAAAGATGTGATCCAATTTGAGCGCTTCATTAAGCTAATTGCAAGTCGAATCGGGCAATTGATTAATTATGCAAGTCTTGCATCGGATGTTGGAGTTTCTGCTATAACAATTAAAGAGTGGGTTTCTGTATTAGAAGCAACTTATATTCTTGTTCGTCTTGAGCCTTATTTTGAGAATTTTGGTAAAAGACTCATCAAATCTCCAAAAATCTATTTTGTGGACACAGGACTTGCATGTTATCTTCTTGGGATTGATACAAAAGAGCAGTTGGTTAAAGATTCTTTTTATGGTAATTTGTTTGAAAATTGGGTTGTTATGGAACTAATGAAGGCTTCTTACAATCAAGCAATGGATCCAAGACTTTATTTTTATCGAGATGTTTCTGGGAGGGAAGTGGATCTATTGTTACAAAAGGGTAGACACCTTGTGCCCATTGAAATTAAAAGTAGCCAAACGTTCTCATCGTCCTTTTTGGAAGGGTTAAAATACTTTCACGAGCAAACCCCTCAAAGAGCAGAGGGGGGTGCACTTATTTACGCTGGTAAACAGGCACAAAAAATAGGTCCTTTTCAGTTACTTACTGCTGAAAATTGCTCGCAATGCGTAAGTAGGGAATGA